One Klebsiella electrica genomic window, AAACGCCATCAACAATTATCATTGTAAATCAATCATATCCTTTTATCTCAAAAATCAAAATCCGGCGCCTTCCGAATCAATTAAAATGAAATGAAATTTCCAGTTTGTGATCTATTTGTGATTTTATTTCATTATCAACTGTCATAGTAGCCTTCGATAAACGCAATCTGTCCACTCTCGGCGGTACGCAAACCCGCAAGCACGGAGGAGACCATGAAGGAAACAGAAAGAAGATTTATCACCCCGGACGCCAGGATACGCGGTCATGCCAGTGACCACGTTGCGGCCGCGGCGGTTGCGCCACAGCAACGAGCTGGCGATGAAAAACAACGGGGCGGCACGCTACCCCGTACCGCAGGTTGGCTTCTCTCGCTTCTTGCGCGAGGCGCAAACCCGGTGTCGGATTCGCCCAGCCCGCTCGATGCAAAAGTGCTGTCGGCTAACCGTGTGAATATCGACAGCCTGCATCACTGATGCCACACACCACCCAGAGACACTGATAACACACCGTCAATCAAAAACACGCCTCATCGCCCGTTGCTCCTCAGCCTATGGCGATGAAGACGAATAATCGCACCACCCGTCTCGTTTCCCACCGTAAAGCGGTCACCGTGGCGAAGAGAAACGGCATAACCGGTGCTGTTAATGAAAATAAAAGGTATGAAAATGTCAGCTATCATGAAACTGAACGTACAGCAAAGAAAGCGGCTTCACCAAATAACGCTCGTGGCAACATTTGGCGGCCTGCTTTTCGGCTATGACACCGGGGTTATTAATGGTGCATTTTCTTCACTGAAACAATATATGAGCCTGACGCCGACCACCGAAGGTCTGGTGATGAGCGTATTACTGGTGGGCGCGGCTATTGGCAGCGTTTTTGGCGGTACCCTCGCCGACTATTTTGGCAGACGAAAATATCTGCTTTGCCTGTCATTTATTTTCCTTGTCGGGGCATTAATGTCGGCCCTCGCGCCGGATATTACCGTATTACTGATATCCCGTTTTCTGCTCGGGTATGCCGTGGGCGGCGCTTCCGTTACGGCGCCGACCTTTATTTCTGAAGTCGCGCCCACTGAAATGCGCGGTAAACTCACGGGGCTAAATGAGGTCGCCATTGTTATCGGGCAGCTTGCCGCATTTGCCATCAACGCCGTGATTGGCATCCTCTGGGGACATCTCCCCGACGTCTGGCGATATATGTTAATGGTCCAGGCCATCCCGGCCATCTGTTTATTTGTCGGAATGTTGCGTTCTCCGGAAAGTCCGCGCTGGCTGGTCAGCAAAAACCGTCATCAGGAAGCGCTGGAAGTCTTAAAACAGATTCGCTCGCCGGAACGCGCAGCGCAAGAATTCGCCGATATATCCACCCTTATCAAAGTTGAAGCCGATCGTAAATTCAGTACACAAAGCGCATTTGTCACCATTCTCAGTACGCCGTGGATTTTTAAATTACTGCTGGTGGGCATCATTTGGGCCGCGTTGCAACAGACCACCGGGGTCAATGTCATTATGTACTATGGCACCGAGATCCTCAGTACCGCCGGGTTCTCAGAAAGAACCTCTTTAATATGCAATGTGCTCAACGGCGTCTTCTCCGTGGGCGGAATGCTGGTTGGGGTCTTTTTCCTTGTTGATCGCTTTAAACGCAAAACCATCATTATTTACGGCTTTGCGATTATGGCGACGCTGCACCTGATTATTGCCGGTGTCGATTACACGCTGGTTGGCGATGTCAAAGCGACGGCCATCTGGCTGCTTGGCGCGATGTTTGTCGGGGTCATGCAAGGGACGATGGGCTTTATTACCTGGGTGGTGTTGGCCGAACTGTTCCCGCTGAAATTCCGCGGCCTGTCGATGGGTATTTCAGTGTTTTTCATGTGGATCATGAATGCCATTGTCAGCTACCTGTTTCCGCTGCTCCAGGCCAAACTCGGCCTTGGCCCGGTATTCCTGATTTTTGCGGCCATTAACTATATGGCAATTATCTTTGTGGTCACGGCGCTCCCGGAAACCTCGAACAAATCGCTGGAGCAATTAGAAGCAGAGTTATCGTCTACTAAATATGATACGCGGGTGAATAACGGCGCGGAGGTCGCTCACAATGATCGCTAATATTACGCAAGAAAACCTTCACCTTGGCTACAAGGCAAAAAATAAGGCTGAAGTCCTCGCCCTGCTCGGCGCGGAATGTAAACAGAAAGGCTACGTCAGCGCAGACTGCGTCGCTTTTCTTGATGAAAGGGAGCGTCAGGTTTCCACCTTTTTAGGCAATGGCATTACCCTTCCGCACCTGCCGAAATCCGCGACCCATATCATCCTCAAAACCGGAATAGAGATATTTCAGTTCCCGGACGGGGTCATCTGGGACAGAAGCAACGTCATGTTTATCGCTATTGGCGTGATTGCCAGAGAGAAGGAACATATTGATGTTCTGAAGGACATCGCCTCTATTTTCAGTGATGAAATCATTGCCAATGCGCTGTCATTGATCTCCAGTAAGCAGGACTTTCTGACGATTCTACAACAACACCGCTAGCCTTCCATTATGGCCATCCGGCCTCGCCGCCGCTGATGAAAGGGCATCTCATCAGCGGCCGCTTCTGCCAGGCAAAAGCGGCGGGCGCGCTATTTCCGCAGCCATTTGCCGTTCAGTCCCTGAACATACTCGCCGGGTTGCGCCCGGGAGACCAGTTTTTGCCCGGCCATTTTCGCCACCTCATCAACCGGCAGGTTATTATCATCCGCCAACTGCTGATAGCTTTCACTTCTGGCCGCATTGATCTGTTTGACCAGATCCCGCGTTTCCTTGTCCTGACGCAGCGGCGCCAGGTAGCCATTCAGCGTTTCACCGACCCGCCCTTGTTGCCGCGCCTCACCCAGCGTCAGCGCCAGCGCCGATGAACTGAGAAGGCCCAGCGCCAACGCCGCCGTTAACAGTCGTTTTCTCATCGCCACCTCAGAATAGATCGCTACGCGACTTCAGTAACTGTTCGACATCCTTATCCACTTTGATATGAATCTCATGCTCGATTTTGACATTCATATTGATGGTGATCGGCTCTTTTGACGCCGCGATTTCAATGCGCGGCGTACAGCCCGCCAGCAGCATGGTCATCAGCACCGGCGTTAGCAATTTCATCATTGTTGTTCCTTACACTTTTTACTGTCCGTACAGCTGCGCACGGGGAGCACGGCATTTTGCTCAAACCATGCCTGTAAATTGTCGCCAAAACGTAAACTGCGCCACAGGTCAAAAATATTCTCTTGATGAGAATAGTTTAAATGCACCGTATTACTCTGCTCCCCGACGCGGCTGGTTCCGCTGATGGTCGCCTTCAGCGTCAGCATGCCCAGATTATCGAGATCGATGCGCGTCCATGAGCGGGAGATCTCCATATAGCGCAGCCAGTTAATCGCCGCCCCGGCGGAAATATTGTCGTTAACCATCGCATCCGCCATATCCTTATCAAGACGTAAGGTCATCGGCCCCGGGTTACCCAGCCAGCCGTCTTTAATGATCCATTTGTCATTGTTCAGCCACAGCGGCAGCGCGCCGTTAAAGGCGCCGGACATGGCAAACTGCTTGATATTTATCGCGCTCACCAGTTCGCTGCTGGAGATGTGCTGTAAACGCAGTAGCGCCGGGTCATGCTGCGGCATCCGCAGCTGCTGCATGGTCACCTTACCCCCGAGAATATCCACGCTGACGTTACTCAGTTGCAGCGGTTCGCTCTCGCTCCAGGGCCAGGAGCCCTGCAGATCCGCCGAGAGGTTTTTCGCCGTCACCTGGTTGACGACTTCGCCGATACGCAGCGATACCGGACGCCGGGTCCCCAGTTGCCAGGTCCCCTGACTAAAGCGGAAAGGCAGAACAAAATCTACGCCATTAATCTGATTATCAGGCATCCAGGCGCTGCCGCCTTTTAAGACGCCGTGGCCACCGGCTTCAAATCCCTGGTCTGCCGCCGCGGAGAAGGCCACCTGCGCATACAACATGCCTTCGCGCAGGTTCATTTTCCAGTCTGGCGGCACCAGCGGCTGAAACACGGTTAACGACTGTTTCGGCCACCAGGCCTGGCCCCGCAGACGTTCGCCGTCCCAACGCCCGGTGACCCGCACGGGACCTATCTTATTGGCATGGAGCGCCCCGTTGAACTGAAACCAGGTGGGATCCCGTCCATCTATCTTGAACTTTAAGGTCGAGGGAGGCAGTTCGCTGCCGCTGCTAAAGCTGGTTTTACCCGCATCCAGCGACAGCGTGCCGGTCAGTTTCGGGTGCTGCTCGCCGCGCAGCCAGTGAACCGGTTCGTCTAAGGTTAACCGCGGCGTGCTGACCAGCATCGTGCCGTACTGCAGTTTATCGAAGCCCGTCGACAGGCTGTTCAGCACTATCGAATTGTCTACCCACGCCCCGGCCCCTTTGACGTCCCACTTCGCCTGCATCGGCGTAAAGCGGCCCTCGCCCCAGTAGCGCCACTGCCAGCGGCCGCTGTCGGGCATAAAGTTGTCGGCCTGGCCGTCAAGGTGCAGCGTGAAGTCGCCCATTTGCTGTTCGTGAGCGCGCAAAATGGCCTGCAGACGGCCGTCGATGCCCTGCTGAGTGACCTTCACCCCGGCTAACGGCAGGCGGACTTCATCAATATTGAGCGTGTCAATGACCCGACCACGGGAGCGCAGCAGCGCGCCGGGATGGAACGCCAGTATAGGCGCGGTCAGCGGCCCGCTCAGGTTCGCCGGCAGCCCGGCATAGACAATCAGATCGCCAAGCTTGACCTCGCCGGTTAACTGCAACGGCATGTCGCTGTTGTCCATGCTCAGTTTGCCAGGACCTAGCGTCAGCACAGCGTTGCCCTTCCCGGCGTCGCCGTGGGTGAGAACATTGAGACGACCGCTGACCCGCATCTGCTCGGTGCCCTGTTGCCAGTTGCCAACCGACAAGGCCACCCGGCCGCTCAGCGGATACCCGGCATACTCGGTGCTCCAGCGGCCATCGCTGATGGCAATACGATCCGGGGTGATTTCCCAGGGCAAATCGAGCATCGGCTGCACATCGCCGCGCGGCGTAACCAGCAACTGTCCACGGTTTTTCTGCCACTCCAGCTCCGCATCAACCAGCCCTGCCGTCTGCGGAAATTCGAGCGTGGCGATCAGATGACCATCCACCGGCAAACCGTCCGGCACCAGCGGCATATGAAACTCGCCCACCAGCTTCACCGGTGCCTGTCCCTCGATCAGCTGCGCGGAAAAGTCGCTCACCGTCAGCGCCTGTCCACGCAGGCGCGCCTGCAGCGTCAGCTCTTTACCGCTGTAGCCGATATCCTGCTGCTGCGGAGTCAATGACATCGCCAGCCGTCCCTGCCACTTTTCCCACGGCGAGAGACGCAGGTTCTCAATTGTCAACCAGCTATAGGGAAGCATGGACTGCCATTCCGCCAGCGTGCGCGGCGCGCCGGATGCCGGTTCGCTTTCAGGCAGCTTGCTCAGGCAGGCGCTGTTGATATCAAGTTCGTCAACCTGCAACCGCCAGCGGCTGGGATGGGAGAGCCGGGCGTTGGTTATCCGGGCCAGCTCGCAGTCGCCGACCAGATAGCGTAAATCGGGAATGCGCAGCGCAGAACGCGTCAGGCGCGGACTGTCATGCAGCGCAATACGAGTTCCCTCAGGCAGCCAGATCCCTGCCAGGGTAGGAACCCAATGGGTAAGCGTCGACAACAAGGCCAACGGTAGCAGAATCAATGCTAAGAATAGCGCGATGGCGGCTTTATATTTACCCCTCATGGGCAGTTAATATCCTGATTCAACAAAAGTAAAAGCCGAAAGTAGCGCGTATTGTGGCACGTTCGACCAGCGAGTTAAAGTTTCTATCCAGCCTAAGAATAGTTGCTGAGACATCATCGTTATGGTGAATTTTTGCCATTCGCTTATTTAACCACCATTTAGCCAGCGCCTGTCACACTCGCTGGAATCGTTCAAACAAGTGGGTGGACCTCGTGGAGTTTTTTGTTTCGCTTATTGACTATGCCCAACGCCACTATTCCTTCCTGCTGCTGCTGGTCTTCCTGCTGACCTTCAGCAAATCCTGTGCGCTGATTTCCCTGCTGGTGCCGGGCACTTCCGGACTATTGCTGCTCGGCCCGCTCGCCTCCGCCAGCCTGAATCACTTCTTATTTATGTGGCTCAGCGCCAGTCTGGGGGCAATCGGCGGATTCTGGATCTCCTGGTGGCTGGGACGACACCATCAGTATCGGCTGCTACAGCTTCGCTGGTTGCGCGGCGAACGGCTGGCGCGTAGTCTGGCTTTTCTTCATCGCCACGGCGCATGGGCGGTGTTTTTCGGGCGTTTTCTCTCACCGCTGCGCGCCATACTCCCCCTGGCCAGCGGCGTCAGCGGCACTCCGTTCTGGCATTTTCAGTTGGCCAATGTCAGCTCGGGATTCCTCTGGCCACTGCTCCTGCTGGCTCCCGGCGCCTTCAGCTTCAGTTTTTGGTAAAATACATTGTGTTTTAAAGAGATACCTCAATTCAGCGATATGCTCTAGAATTAAGGTTATATCCGCCAGGTTAAACTAATTTTTAAGATTTGTACGAATATTTTAAATATGCTACCGTGACGGTATAATCACTGGAGAAAAGTCTTATGAAAATCGCTGTGTATAGTACAAAGCAGTACGATAAAAAGTACCTTCAGCATGTTAATAATACATATGGCTTTGAACTCGAATTTTTCGACTTCCTGTTAACCGGGAAAACCGCGAAAACGGCAAACGGTTGTGAAGCCGTGTGCATATTTGTCAACGATGACGGAAGCCGTCCGGTACTGGAAGAGCTGAAAGCCTATGGCGTGAAATACATCGCCCTGCGCTGCGCCGGGTTTAACAACGTCGATCTGGATGCGGCCAAAGAGCTGGGTCTGCGCGTTGTCCGCGTTCCCGCCTATTCGCCGGAAGCGGTCGCTGAACATGCCGTCGGTATGATGATGTCGTTGAACCGCCGCATCCACCGCGCCTACCAGCGTACCCGCGATGCTAACTTCTCGCTGGAAGGCTTAACCGGCTTTACCATGCACGGTAAAACCGCCGGGGTGATCGGGACCGGCAAAATCGGCGTTGCCACGCTGCGTATTCTGAAAGGGTTTGGCATGCGCCTGCTGGCGTTCGATCCCTACCCAAGCGCCGCAGCGCTGGATCTTGGCGTCGAGTATGTCGATTTGCCGACGCTGTATGCGCAGTCCGATGTTATCTCCCTGCACTGTCCGCTGACGGAAGAGAACTACCATCTGCTGAATCATGCGGCGTTTGAGCAAATGAAAAACGGCGTGATGGTGATCAACACCAGTCGCGGGGCGCTGATTGATTCTCAGGCGGCTATCGATGCGCTGAAACACCAGAAAATCGGCGCACTGGGCATGGACGTGTATGAGAACGAGCGCGATCTGTTCTTCGAAGACAAGTCCAATGACGTGATTCAGGATGACGTTTTCCGTCGCCTCTCTGCCTGTCATAACGTGTTGTTCACCGGGCATCAGGCTTTCCTCACCGCCGAAGCGCTGATCAGCATTTCACAAACCACCCTTGATAACCTGCGCCAGGTCGATGCTGGCGAAACCTGCCCGAACGCGCTGGTCTGAAAATCCTTCCCCTTTTGTGCCCTCCTTCCACGGGGGGCACATTCAGATAACCCCGACAGAAATTGCCCGCAGTAAAGTTAAACTGTGCTCATTCGATAGATATGATCAATGTTTCTGGAGGAAAAATGAACAAGTTTGCTGCACTGCTGGCGGCAGGAATGCTGTTATCTGGCTGCGTCTACAACAGCAAGGTCTCCACCGGCGCGGAGCAACTTCAGCACCATCGTTTCGTCCTGACCAGCGTCAATGGCCAGGCGCTAAAGGCGGGAACCAAACCGCTGGCGCTGAGTTTTGGCGAAGATATGTATGTTTCAGGCAACATGTGCAACGGCTTTAGCGGGAAAGGTAAAATCAGCGACGGCGAGCTGAAGGTCAAAACGCTGGTGATGACTGGTCAGCTGTGCGCCGATTCCCGGCAGAATACGCTGGACAGTACGCTGAGCAAAATGCTGCGCGATGGCGCACAGGTCGACCTGACGGAACATCAGCTGACGCTGGCCACCGCCGATCAGACCCTGGTCTATACCCTCGCCGACCTGGTCAGCTAGTAGTTGCCGCAGCTTCCACCCGCTAACGCCTGCTCGCTGCAGCGCTTGCCGTTAGGTAACGCGCACATGCCGATTGTCGAACCGTCAAGCTGTCGTGCCACGGACAATGAGCCGCCAATCATCGCGCAGTTCGCCTGCCCTGAGCTGCTCATCGCGGCACGCATTCCCGGTGACACGTGTGCCGCCGTCGCCTGTTGAACCGGTTCGCTACTACAGGCCGACAATAATAACGCGGCACACCCTACTAAAAACGCAGCTCGCATCGTCTCTCCCCTCAGAAACTTCCCAAAATAAACAAACCCCAGAATAATAGGCAGCGCAGCGCCTGACGTCGAGAGGCGAAATACGTATTTATGCGCCTCATTAACATTTCTTAGCAAATTTTCCGCCCAAATGTTGATCTTGTCAGGGGGCGAGTGCGTTTGCGGAAAACGCGGCGAAGATGAGCGGCTATCGCGACAAGCGGCCGCTCGCATTTTGTTGTGAAGCCGATCATGTTTTAAAAAAAGGTTGTTGACTTAATCACCTGCTGAAAATAGCTTACAACACTATGATAACGATTTCATAGACTGATATGGCAACGATAAAAGACGTAGCAGAAAAAGCGGGACTCTCGGTGACGACGGTCTCACGCTTCCTGAATAATCATCCTTATATCTCCGATGATAAAAAAGAGAAGATTCTGGCGGCAATGAAGGCGTTGGATTACGAGCCAAGCACCGTTGCCCAGCAGATGCGCGGGGTAAAAACATACCGTATCGGCGTGCTTATCTCGCGGATCACCAACCCGTTTTTCGCAAGCCTGGTCGACGCGCTGGAGGTCACCGCGCGTAAAAATGGCTATTCGGTACTGATCGTGCAAAACCACGACAGCGCGGGTGAAGAAAAGAATTGCCTCGATCTGCTGAAGAAGAAAATTATCGATGGCCTTATTTTATGCGCCGTCGAAAACGATAAAAATGTGCTGGAAAAATATCAGCAATATGGTCCGATTCTGCTGTGTAATACCAGCGTTGATAATATCAGCCTGCCGGTAGTAAAAGTTGACGACCGCCAGGCGACCTATAACGCCGTGATGTACCTGATTAACAAAGGTTATAAAAAAATCGCCTACTCCACCGGCGGCGCGTTTCAACAAAAAGGTCACGGCAGCAGAAGAAATAACGGCTTTAGTGAAGCCATGCAGGCGGGCAAGCTGGCTATTGATCCCGCGCTGATTTTCCGCCAGATGCATACCTATAAAGACGGGCAGCGTCTTGCCGATAACATTATGCAGATGGATATCGATAAACGTCCCGATGCCATCTTTGCCGGCAGTGACGAGGTGGCGTGCGGTTTAATTGCCAATCTGACCGCCAGGGGTATTAAGGTTCCGACCGATCTTGCGGTAATGGGTTTCGATAATTTACCGGTCGCGGAAATGATTAACGTCCCTCTCACCACCGTCAGCCAGCCTGTGGAGCAACTGGGGCGAATTTCGATTGAGCGTCTGCTTTCGCTCATTAACGGCACACGGTATCAGTACGATGAAAAAGATCTGCAATCTGAATTGATTATCAGAGCGTCCGCTTAATTTTTTTATCTCAATATGGTATCGATTTCATATCAAGGAGAAGTTATGAATATTCCCCGGCAATCCGCATGGTGGAAGGAATCTGTCATCTATCAGATCTATCCAAAGAGTTTTTATGACAGCAACAATGATGGGGTCGGCGACATTCGCGGCATCATCGAGAAACTGCCTTATCTCAAGACGTTAGGTATCACTGTGATTTGGGTATCACCGTTCTATCGCTCGCCGATGGCGGATAACGGATACGATATTGCCGATTATTTTGCTGTGAACCCTGACTTTGGCAGCATGCAGGATGTCGATGAACTGATCGCCCGGTCGGGAGAAATGGGCATAAAAGTGATGATTGATCTGGTCGTCAATCATACCAGCGACGAGCACGCCTGGTTTCAGCAGGCGCTGGCGGATCCTGAGTCCCCCTATCGCGACTATTACATCTTTAAACCCGAAGTTAACGGCGCGCCGCCGAATAACTGGCGTTCCATTTTTGGCGGTAGCGCGTGGGAAAAAGTCCCCGGCGAAGCGATGTACTACCTTCATGTGTTCCATAAAAAGCAACCTGACCTGAACTGGGAAAATCCGGCATTACGTGAAAATATCTATGCAATGATTAACTGGTGGCTGAATAAAGGGATCGCGGGTTTTCGCATCGATGCAATCACCTTTATCAAAAAGGACCAGGATTTCGGCTCTCTTCCGGCGGATGGTATCGATGGCCTCGTCTCCATCAAAAATAAAGCCCGTAACAGACCGGGAATTGAGATTTTCCTGAACGAGCTAAAAGAAAAAACCTTCAGAAAATATCATTGCGTAACCGTTGGGGAAGCGCCTGGCGTGCCGCTGGATGAGTACGAGCGCTTTATCGGGCCCGAAGGATATTTCGACATGATCTTTGATTTTCATGCCGCCGATATCGACGTGGAAAATGGTTCTGAATGGTTCCGGCAATGCGACTGGGGTGTCAAAGAGTTCAGAGAAACCCTGTTTGCCAGTCAGCTTGCGTTTATCCGCGCGGGATGGGGCACCTCGTTTATCGAAAATCATGACCAGCCTCGCGCGCTCTCTAAGCTGGTCAAGGACGTTAACTACCAGAACGACACCGGCGCCACGGCGCTGGCGGCGATGTACTTTTTTATGCACGGCACGCCTTTTATCTATCAGGGGCAGGAGCTGGGGATGAAAAACTTCAGCCGCAGCGATATTAGCGAGTTTGATGATATTTCCAGCCTCGATAACTACTCTCGTTCGCTGGCGGAAGGTTTTAGTGCAGATGAGGCAATGGCGTTTATTAACCGACGTTCGAGAGATAATGCGCGCACGCCATTTCCGTGGTCCAACGGCAGCAACGGTGGGTTTAACCAAGGGGCTAAACCGTGGCTGGCGTTTACATCCGACGATTTTTCGCTGAATGCGCAAGAGCAGATCTCGCGGGAAAACTCCGTTTTTTCGTTTTATCAGCGCATGATTGCCTTGAGAAATATCGCGTTTCCCGAGACGCTTATTTATGGCCAGTTTACGCCGCTGAACAACGTTGCCGATGACATTATCGCTTATGAGCGATGTTCCGCCGACGCGCGTATTCTGTGCATCACTAATCTGAGCAGCAAAGCGCAGCCGTTTGCCTTACCTGACGGCGAAATTTTACTCAGCAATAACGACAATATGACTTCTCCGTTGCAACCCTACCAGACCCTTCTCATTAAGGTACATGCTAAAAATGAGCAAATATAAAAATATCGCTGTTGATATCGTCAATACAATTGGCAAGGATAACATCGCTTCGGCGACCCACTGTGCGACACGTTTGCGCTTACAGGTAAAGGATCGCCAGAGTATTGATGATGAAAAAATACGTAATATTAGTGAAGTGAAAGGTGTCTTTTACCATTCCGGCCAGTATCAGATCATTCTGGGTACCGGCATCGTCAATAAAGTTTATCAGGCATTTATGGCCGAATTTCAGGTGGCGGAGGTCAGTAAAGACGAAATGACCCGACAGGACGCCGGGAGACTACAGCGAGGGATCAGAAACCTTTCTGACGTCTTTGTTCCCATCGTGCCGATACTGGGTGCCACCGGGCTGTTTCTGGGGCTGAAAGGGGTCATGTTTAATGATACCGTGCTGTCTCTTTTTGGCAGTAGCGTGCAGGATATTCCCGTTTATCTCAAGACCCTGACGACCGTACTGTGCGACACCGCTTTTGCTTTTCTCGCCGCATTTATTTGTTGGTCGGCCTTCAAGAAATTTGGCGGCACGCCGATTATCGGCTTTCTCATTGGCCTGATGCTGGTCTCTCCGTCACTCCCCAATGCCTATGACGTGGCGTATGGACATGCCTCGCCGATTTACGTATTGGGTTTTATCCCGCTGGTTGGCTATCAGGGTTCCATTCTCACTGCGCTGATTACCGGTATTATCGGGGCAAAGCTTGAAATCTATTTTCGCCGAATCATGCCAAACGCCATGGATCTGATATTCACTCCGTTCATCGTGATCCTGATTGCTATTGCGATAGCGCTATTCATTTTAGGTCCGCTGGTACACGGGTTTGAACATTATGCGGTGATGGCAATTGAGCAATTCCTTGCCCTGCCCGCCGGAATTGGCGGTCTGTTGATCGGGTTTATTTATCCCATCGCGGTCATGACCGGCATGCATCATATGTTCATTATGATTGAAACATCCCTGATTGCCGGGACCGGCTTTAATCCGCTGATCACCGTTTGCGCCATGTATGGTTTTGCTAATGCCGCCGTGTGCCTGGCGATTTCGTTGAAATCAAAAAATACGGCCTTTAAAACCGCCGGGATCTCGGCCACGGTAACGCAGCTACTGGGGGTGTCTGAGCCAGCGCTGTTCGGTATTGTCATGCAGTCAGGTATCCGCGCGATTGCTGTCATGCTCACCAGTTCAGCATTAGGCGGAATGATACTCTCTCTTTTATCAATCAAAGCTAACTCGTATGGACTGGCGGTACTGCTCTCGCCGCTGATGTATATATACGATAGCTATCAATTCGTGAGCTATATCATCGTGGGTATTGCGGTA contains:
- a CDS encoding sugar porter family MFS transporter; the protein is MSAIMKLNVQQRKRLHQITLVATFGGLLFGYDTGVINGAFSSLKQYMSLTPTTEGLVMSVLLVGAAIGSVFGGTLADYFGRRKYLLCLSFIFLVGALMSALAPDITVLLISRFLLGYAVGGASVTAPTFISEVAPTEMRGKLTGLNEVAIVIGQLAAFAINAVIGILWGHLPDVWRYMLMVQAIPAICLFVGMLRSPESPRWLVSKNRHQEALEVLKQIRSPERAAQEFADISTLIKVEADRKFSTQSAFVTILSTPWIFKLLLVGIIWAALQQTTGVNVIMYYGTEILSTAGFSERTSLICNVLNGVFSVGGMLVGVFFLVDRFKRKTIIIYGFAIMATLHLIIAGVDYTLVGDVKATAIWLLGAMFVGVMQGTMGFITWVVLAELFPLKFRGLSMGISVFFMWIMNAIVSYLFPLLQAKLGLGPVFLIFAAINYMAIIFVVTALPETSNKSLEQLEAELSSTKYDTRVNNGAEVAHNDR
- a CDS encoding 2-hydroxyacid dehydrogenase — translated: MKIAVYSTKQYDKKYLQHVNNTYGFELEFFDFLLTGKTAKTANGCEAVCIFVNDDGSRPVLEELKAYGVKYIALRCAGFNNVDLDAAKELGLRVVRVPAYSPEAVAEHAVGMMMSLNRRIHRAYQRTRDANFSLEGLTGFTMHGKTAGVIGTGKIGVATLRILKGFGMRLLAFDPYPSAAALDLGVEYVDLPTLYAQSDVISLHCPLTEENYHLLNHAAFEQMKNGVMVINTSRGALIDSQAAIDALKHQKIGALGMDVYENERDLFFEDKSNDVIQDDVFRRLSACHNVLFTGHQAFLTAEALISISQTTLDNLRQVDAGETCPNALV
- a CDS encoding PTS sugar transporter subunit IIA codes for the protein MIANITQENLHLGYKAKNKAEVLALLGAECKQKGYVSADCVAFLDERERQVSTFLGNGITLPHLPKSATHIILKTGIEIFQFPDGVIWDRSNVMFIAIGVIAREKEHIDVLKDIASIFSDEIIANALSLISSKQDFLTILQQHR
- a CDS encoding DedA family protein, with the translated sequence MEFFVSLIDYAQRHYSFLLLLVFLLTFSKSCALISLLVPGTSGLLLLGPLASASLNHFLFMWLSASLGAIGGFWISWWLGRHHQYRLLQLRWLRGERLARSLAFLHRHGAWAVFFGRFLSPLRAILPLASGVSGTPFWHFQLANVSSGFLWPLLLLAPGAFSFSFW
- the hslJ gene encoding heat shock protein HslJ, whose amino-acid sequence is MNKFAALLAAGMLLSGCVYNSKVSTGAEQLQHHRFVLTSVNGQALKAGTKPLALSFGEDMYVSGNMCNGFSGKGKISDGELKVKTLVMTGQLCADSRQNTLDSTLSKMLRDGAQVDLTEHQLTLATADQTLVYTLADLVS
- a CDS encoding YnbE family lipoprotein; this encodes MMKLLTPVLMTMLLAGCTPRIEIAASKEPITINMNVKIEHEIHIKVDKDVEQLLKSRSDLF
- a CDS encoding LacI family DNA-binding transcriptional regulator; the encoded protein is MATIKDVAEKAGLSVTTVSRFLNNHPYISDDKKEKILAAMKALDYEPSTVAQQMRGVKTYRIGVLISRITNPFFASLVDALEVTARKNGYSVLIVQNHDSAGEEKNCLDLLKKKIIDGLILCAVENDKNVLEKYQQYGPILLCNTSVDNISLPVVKVDDRQATYNAVMYLINKGYKKIAYSTGGAFQQKGHGSRRNNGFSEAMQAGKLAIDPALIFRQMHTYKDGQRLADNIMQMDIDKRPDAIFAGSDEVACGLIANLTARGIKVPTDLAVMGFDNLPVAEMINVPLTTVSQPVEQLGRISIERLLSLINGTRYQYDEKDLQSELIIRASA
- a CDS encoding YdbL family protein — encoded protein: MRKRLLTAALALGLLSSSALALTLGEARQQGRVGETLNGYLAPLRQDKETRDLVKQINAARSESYQQLADDNNLPVDEVAKMAGQKLVSRAQPGEYVQGLNGKWLRK
- a CDS encoding YdbH family protein, which gives rise to MRGKYKAAIALFLALILLPLALLSTLTHWVPTLAGIWLPEGTRIALHDSPRLTRSALRIPDLRYLVGDCELARITNARLSHPSRWRLQVDELDINSACLSKLPESEPASGAPRTLAEWQSMLPYSWLTIENLRLSPWEKWQGRLAMSLTPQQQDIGYSGKELTLQARLRGQALTVSDFSAQLIEGQAPVKLVGEFHMPLVPDGLPVDGHLIATLEFPQTAGLVDAELEWQKNRGQLLVTPRGDVQPMLDLPWEITPDRIAISDGRWSTEYAGYPLSGRVALSVGNWQQGTEQMRVSGRLNVLTHGDAGKGNAVLTLGPGKLSMDNSDMPLQLTGEVKLGDLIVYAGLPANLSGPLTAPILAFHPGALLRSRGRVIDTLNIDEVRLPLAGVKVTQQGIDGRLQAILRAHEQQMGDFTLHLDGQADNFMPDSGRWQWRYWGEGRFTPMQAKWDVKGAGAWVDNSIVLNSLSTGFDKLQYGTMLVSTPRLTLDEPVHWLRGEQHPKLTGTLSLDAGKTSFSSGSELPPSTLKFKIDGRDPTWFQFNGALHANKIGPVRVTGRWDGERLRGQAWWPKQSLTVFQPLVPPDWKMNLREGMLYAQVAFSAAADQGFEAGGHGVLKGGSAWMPDNQINGVDFVLPFRFSQGTWQLGTRRPVSLRIGEVVNQVTAKNLSADLQGSWPWSESEPLQLSNVSVDILGGKVTMQQLRMPQHDPALLRLQHISSSELVSAINIKQFAMSGAFNGALPLWLNNDKWIIKDGWLGNPGPMTLRLDKDMADAMVNDNISAGAAINWLRYMEISRSWTRIDLDNLGMLTLKATISGTSRVGEQSNTVHLNYSHQENIFDLWRSLRFGDNLQAWFEQNAVLPVRSCTDSKKCKEQQ
- a CDS encoding putative hemolysin, whose protein sequence is MRAAFLVGCAALLLSACSSEPVQQATAAHVSPGMRAAMSSSGQANCAMIGGSLSVARQLDGSTIGMCALPNGKRCSEQALAGGSCGNY